From a region of the Balaenoptera ricei isolate mBalRic1 chromosome 11, mBalRic1.hap2, whole genome shotgun sequence genome:
- the LOC132374476 gene encoding histone H2A type 1-like: protein MSGRGKQSGKVRAKAKTRSSRAGLQFPVGRVHRLLRKGNYAERVGAGAPVYLAAVLEYLTAEILELAGNAARDNKKTRIIPRHLQLAIRNDEELNKLLGKVTIAQGGVLPNIQAVLLPKKTESHHKAKGK, encoded by the coding sequence ATGTCTGGTCGGGGGAAACAGAGTGGTAAGGTACGTGCCAAGGCCAAGACTCGCTCCTCGCGGGCCGGGTTGCAGTTCCCCGTGGGCCGTGTGCACCGCCTGCTCCGCAAGGGCAACTACGCCGAGCGGGTCGGGGCCGGCGCTCCGGTGTACCTGGCAGCGGTGCTGGAGTACCTGACGGCCGAGATCCTGGAGTTGGCGGGTAACGCGGCCCGCGACAACAAGAAGACGCGCATCATCCCGCGTCACCTGCAATTGGCTATCCGCAACGACGAGGAGCTCAACAAGCTGCTGGGTAAAGTCACTATTGCTCAGGGCGGCGTTCTGCCGAACATCCAGGCGGTGCTGCTGCCCAAGAAGACCGAGAGCCACCACAAGGCCAAGGGCAAGTGA
- the LOC132374486 gene encoding histone H2B type 1-C/E/F/G/I-like: MPEPAKSASVPKKGSKKAVAKAQKKDGKKRKRSRKESYSVYVYKVLKQVHPDTGISSKAMGIMNSFVNDIFERIAGEASRLAHYNKRSTITSREIQTAVRLLLPGELAKHAVSEGTKAVTKYTSSK, from the coding sequence ATGCCTGAGCCAGCTAAGTCCGCTTCTGTTCCTAAGAAGGGCTCCAAAAAGGCGGTGGCCAAGGCTCAGAAGAAAGATGGCAAGAAGCGCAAGCGCAGTCGCAAGGAGAGCTATTCCGTGTATGTGTATAAGGTGTTGAAGCAGGTTCACCCGGATACTGGTATTTCTTCCAAGGCCATGGGTATCATGAATTCATTTGTCAACGACATCTTCGAGCGCATCGCGGGCGAGGCGTCGCGTTTGGCGCATTACAACAAACGCTCGACTATCACGTCCAGGGAGATCCAGACGGCCGTGCGCCTGTTGTTGCCCGGAGAGTTGGCCAAGCATGCCGTGTCCGAGGGCACCAAGGCTGTTACCAAGTACACCAGCTCCAAATAA
- the LOC132374491 gene encoding histone H4, with product MSGRGKGGKGLGKGGAKRHRKVLRDNIQGITKPAIRRLARRGGVKRISGLIYEETRGVLKVFLENVIRDAVTYTEHAKRKTVTAMDVVYALKRQGRTLYGFGG from the coding sequence ATGTCTGGACGAGGCAAAGGTGGTAAGGGACTGGGGAAGGGGGGCGCTAAGCGCCATCGTAAGGTTTTGCGTGACAATATCCAGGGTATCACCAAGCCCGCCATCCGGCGTCTGGCCCGGCGTGGTGGGGTCAAGCGCATATCTGGTCTGATTTATGAAGAGACCCGCGGGGTACTGAAGGTGTTTTTGGAGAACGTGATCCGGGACGCGGTCACTTACACGGAGCACGCCAAGCGGAAGACCGTCACCGCCATGGACGTAGTGTACGCTCTCAAACGCCAGGGACGCACCCTCTACGGCTTCGGCGGTTAG